One genomic segment of Gottschalkia acidurici 9a includes these proteins:
- a CDS encoding YczE/YyaS/YitT family protein codes for MAGKINELDELLDDNVGMNFKYITRVIVFLTGIFVLALGAATVIEANLGVATWDVLHIGLSRLTNLSVGRWVQIVGVAMVLMTAFFEKKIPSIASAVNIILVGFFLNFILDLKVLPSFTNLLSRSIMLIIGVTTMGIGSGMYVASRIGSGPRDGMTLFISQRFSISVRLSRTILEVLALTIGWIIGGPVSVGTFISVPLIGPVMQSSLKFWVKQLAKL; via the coding sequence ATGGCAGGAAAAATTAATGAATTAGACGAACTATTAGATGATAATGTAGGAATGAATTTTAAGTATATTACTAGAGTTATTGTATTTCTAACAGGAATATTTGTACTAGCTTTAGGCGCAGCTACTGTAATTGAGGCGAACTTAGGAGTGGCAACATGGGATGTGTTACATATTGGATTATCCAGATTAACGAATCTATCTGTAGGAAGATGGGTACAAATCGTAGGAGTTGCTATGGTTTTAATGACAGCTTTTTTTGAGAAAAAAATACCTTCTATAGCTAGCGCTGTGAATATAATACTAGTAGGTTTTTTTCTTAATTTTATTTTAGACTTAAAAGTACTACCGTCTTTTACAAATTTACTTTCAAGGAGTATAATGTTAATAATAGGTGTTACGACTATGGGAATCGGATCTGGTATGTATGTTGCATCCAGAATAGGTTCAGGACCTAGAGACGGAATGACTCTTTTTATATCTCAAAGGTTTTCAATTTCTGTGAGATTATCTAGAACAATACTTGAAGTTTTAGCATTAACTATAGGGTGGATTATTGGAGGTCCTGTTTCCGTCGGCACATTTATTTCAGTACCTTTAATTGGACCTGTTATGCAATCATCATTAAAATTTTGGGTAAAGCAATTGGCTAAGTTATAA
- a CDS encoding MarR family winged helix-turn-helix transcriptional regulator, which translates to MNLYGHKVNQLGRYFNKKLNEKISSLGLYSSQWGIILYLYKKKKCTQVELSNYLHVEAPTITRTINRMEKMGWVIREDGDDKREKYIRLTEKAYDIYPRWDEASREIETACTENITKGELNIFNSVLERMIRNLE; encoded by the coding sequence ATGAACTTATATGGTCACAAGGTAAACCAATTAGGAAGATATTTCAATAAAAAGTTAAATGAAAAAATTTCATCATTAGGCTTATATTCTTCTCAGTGGGGAATTATATTGTATTTATATAAAAAAAAGAAATGTACACAAGTAGAACTTAGCAATTATCTACATGTAGAAGCTCCAACAATTACAAGGACAATAAACCGAATGGAAAAAATGGGATGGGTAATTCGTGAAGATGGAGATGATAAGCGCGAAAAATATATAAGATTAACTGAAAAAGCATATGATATATACCCAAGGTGGGATGAGGCTTCTAGAGAAATAGAAACAGCGTGTACGGAAAATATAACAAAAGGGGAACTTAATATATTTAACAGTGTTCTAGAAAGAATGATTAGAAATTTAGAATAA
- a CDS encoding response regulator transcription factor yields MGRLYKERKILIVDDEKELLEMVKDILLQEGYTNIVTASTVKEAIIQFEHSKPHLAILDVMLPDGEGYEICRYIRSKSDIPILFLTAKDEDEDLYKGLELGGDDYIIKPFLPKELLLRIIAILRRSYKEDEKSIVPIAGGIINFGKAQSIINGKVFPLTAKEHEILQILYRNKNYIVTIDNICQYIWGENYFGYENSLMAHIRRIREKIEVNPSSPVNLVTIKGLGYKLIIREDD; encoded by the coding sequence ATGGGAAGACTATATAAAGAAAGAAAAATACTTATAGTAGATGATGAAAAGGAATTGCTGGAAATGGTAAAAGATATCTTATTGCAAGAAGGATATACGAATATAGTTACAGCAAGTACGGTTAAAGAAGCTATTATACAGTTTGAACATTCAAAACCTCATTTAGCAATTTTAGATGTCATGTTACCAGATGGAGAAGGGTATGAAATATGTAGATATATTCGTAGTAAGTCCGACATTCCAATTCTTTTCCTGACTGCGAAGGATGAAGATGAAGATTTATATAAAGGATTGGAACTTGGTGGAGATGATTATATTATAAAGCCATTTTTACCTAAAGAATTACTTCTAAGAATTATAGCTATACTAAGAAGATCATACAAAGAGGATGAAAAGTCCATTGTTCCTATAGCAGGTGGAATTATAAATTTTGGAAAAGCGCAATCTATAATTAATGGTAAAGTATTTCCACTTACTGCAAAGGAACATGAGATATTACAGATTCTTTATCGAAATAAAAACTATATTGTAACGATTGATAATATATGTCAATATATTTGGGGAGAAAATTACTTTGGATATGAAAATTCTTTGATGGCACATATAAGAAGAATAAGGGAAAAGATAGAAGTGAATCCATCTTCACCCGTGAATCTTGTTACTATAAAAGGTCTTGGATACAAACTAATTATAAGGGAAGATGATTAA
- a CDS encoding Pr6Pr family membrane protein, whose translation MIKNDNSLILLYRIIYSVIGWIAIVVNYIFEINGVHQSYGLVQGALSTLKLFTIQTNIMVLIWSTCSIIYTLTGNNKFLIPTNIRGAVAVYISITGIIFFLFLEPVYGTTGYRHYIHVITHYIIPFAYIIDWLLTEERKTYKWKYIIYWNIYPIVYYLGYLLYGFFTDKYPYVFIDLNALGLHRFILNAFLCLLFFIFLSALYISINRFSWVSRRKRY comes from the coding sequence ATGATAAAGAATGATAACAGTCTTATTTTACTATACAGAATTATATATTCTGTTATTGGATGGATAGCTATTGTCGTAAATTATATATTTGAAATTAACGGTGTTCACCAATCTTATGGACTAGTACAAGGAGCACTTAGTACTTTAAAGCTTTTCACCATTCAAACAAATATTATGGTTCTAATATGGTCCACGTGTTCAATTATATATACACTAACTGGGAACAACAAATTTCTAATCCCAACAAATATAAGAGGTGCTGTTGCTGTATATATCTCCATTACAGGTATAATCTTCTTTCTTTTTCTTGAACCTGTATATGGAACTACAGGATATAGACACTATATACATGTAATAACCCACTATATTATACCTTTTGCCTATATAATTGATTGGCTTTTGACAGAAGAACGAAAAACTTATAAGTGGAAATATATTATCTATTGGAATATATATCCTATAGTTTATTATTTGGGATATTTACTATATGGATTTTTCACTGATAAATATCCTTATGTTTTTATCGATTTAAACGCATTAGGATTACATAGATTTATCCTAAATGCATTCTTATGTCTACTGTTCTTTATATTCCTAAGTGCTTTATACATCTCAATAAATAGATTCTCTTGGGTAAGTAGACGTAAAAGATACTAA
- a CDS encoding DUF5071 domain-containing protein, translating into MFMYKNLINDLNWNYSDEVQSKAIEELSKLSVAEIKNIILPNGKEHWHNAAIVIYNIISKNKNLIQKEEDELSHLMEWTQDLNWPGSLTIVDSLSLLDEDLVAKLIKNTLKIAQNEGDEDWIDSLKYIAEKLGYNKER; encoded by the coding sequence ATGTTTATGTATAAAAATCTAATCAATGACTTGAATTGGAATTATAGTGATGAAGTTCAAAGTAAGGCTATAGAAGAATTGAGTAAATTATCAGTAGCAGAAATAAAGAATATTATTCTACCAAATGGAAAGGAACATTGGCATAATGCTGCTATAGTAATTTATAATATAATAAGCAAAAACAAAAATTTAATTCAAAAAGAAGAGGATGAGTTATCTCATTTAATGGAATGGACGCAAGATTTAAATTGGCCAGGATCTTTAACTATAGTAGATAGCTTAAGCTTATTAGATGAAGATTTAGTTGCAAAACTTATAAAGAACACACTAAAAATAGCTCAAAATGAGGGTGATGAAGATTGGATAGATTCTCTAAAATATATAGCAGAAAAACTTGGATACAATAAGGAAAGATAA
- a CDS encoding sensor histidine kinase, with protein MNQLSKALKKSLLFIIISIIVLIFSNIFITAFVFRDISNKNELFKIERVMKAVSNALTIEGTQYTIKDSGIDELNNNRAWSMLIDKDDGNVKWSIYLPKEIPIKYSATDVSKFSRYYLKDYPVFTWEHDEDLLVVGFPKDSYTKIPSNYYYIDTIKKLPIFIIYIILFDIIALLILFFIMDYFTMKKINPTVEGIKNLKDGTLINLEEKGTFAEINANLNKTAQVLSRKDKVRADWVTGVSHDVRTPLTMIIGNIDYLKRNEHLTEGVQSKLDIIENQCLKIKSLVNDLNLYSKIEHNTKFLKGERFNIASLLREIIVDYINNLKDEKYNIDYELDDVLNDAYIFGDKTMLKRALENMINNSMIHNPDGCNIHLSSTIKDKNLIIIIKDDGIGMNMSAKNRSIEKNMYRYEEEDLLNLKHGLGLIISKKIIDSHGGNLEIETKEKGGFKNLIMIPL; from the coding sequence ATGAATCAGCTAAGTAAAGCTTTAAAAAAATCATTATTATTTATAATCATATCTATTATAGTGCTTATATTTTCAAATATTTTTATTACAGCATTTGTTTTTCGTGATATTAGTAATAAAAATGAACTTTTTAAAATTGAACGAGTTATGAAAGCAGTAAGCAATGCTTTGACTATCGAAGGTACCCAATATACTATAAAGGACAGCGGTATAGATGAGCTTAATAATAATAGAGCTTGGAGTATGCTTATAGATAAAGATGATGGAAATGTAAAATGGAGCATCTATCTTCCCAAAGAAATACCTATAAAATATTCTGCTACAGATGTCTCAAAATTTTCGCGGTATTATTTAAAGGATTATCCCGTCTTTACTTGGGAGCATGATGAAGATTTACTAGTTGTTGGATTCCCAAAAGATAGCTATACAAAAATTCCATCTAATTATTATTATATAGATACTATAAAGAAACTTCCAATATTTATAATTTATATAATATTATTTGATATAATAGCATTGCTTATCTTATTTTTTATTATGGACTACTTTACTATGAAAAAAATTAATCCTACAGTTGAAGGAATTAAAAACTTAAAGGATGGAACTCTTATTAACCTAGAAGAAAAAGGCACATTTGCTGAGATTAATGCTAACTTGAATAAGACCGCACAAGTGTTATCAAGAAAAGACAAAGTAAGGGCGGACTGGGTTACAGGTGTGTCACATGATGTAAGGACACCACTGACAATGATTATAGGTAATATAGATTATTTGAAAAGAAATGAACACCTTACTGAGGGAGTACAATCTAAATTAGATATAATCGAAAATCAATGTCTTAAAATAAAAAGTCTTGTGAATGATTTAAATCTTTACTCTAAAATAGAGCATAATACAAAGTTCTTAAAAGGAGAAAGATTTAATATAGCTTCACTTCTTAGAGAAATCATTGTAGATTATATCAATAACTTGAAAGATGAAAAGTATAATATAGATTACGAATTAGATGATGTATTAAATGATGCTTATATATTTGGAGACAAGACTATGTTAAAACGGGCTTTAGAAAATATGATTAACAATAGTATGATACACAATCCTGATGGCTGTAATATTCACCTTTCATCAACTATTAAAGATAAAAATTTAATAATAATTATTAAAGACGATGGCATAGGGATGAATATGAGTGCAAAAAATAGATCTATAGAAAAGAATATGTATAGATATGAAGAGGAAGATTTATTAAATTTAAAGCATGGCCTAGGACTGATTATATCAAAGAAAATAATAGATAGTCATGGGGGAAATTTAGAAATAGAAACAAAGGAGAAAGGTGGATTCAAGAACTTAATAATGATACCTCTTTGA
- a CDS encoding YbaN family protein, with translation MKLKNLLFITLGIIFMGIGIVGIFLPVLPTTPFLILTSVCFAKGSSRFDAWFRKTKIYKDYAEDFIKDRSMTLARKVKIMLISDFMIAFPLIILDNVYIKVFIILVVIFKYYYFIFRIKTKKA, from the coding sequence TTGAAGCTTAAAAATCTATTATTTATTACGTTAGGAATTATTTTTATGGGAATTGGTATAGTGGGAATATTTCTACCAGTACTTCCAACTACGCCATTTTTGATATTAACTTCAGTATGTTTTGCTAAAGGGTCTTCTAGATTTGACGCTTGGTTTAGAAAGACAAAGATATATAAGGATTATGCGGAGGACTTTATTAAAGATAGATCTATGACACTAGCCAGAAAAGTAAAGATAATGCTAATTTCTGATTTTATGATAGCATTTCCATTGATAATTCTGGATAATGTTTATATTAAAGTATTCATAATACTAGTAGTGATCTTCAAATACTACTATTTTATTTTCAGAATAAAAACTAAAAAAGCATAG
- a CDS encoding ABC transporter ATP-binding protein has product MSTIIKTSNLSKVFSNQMKSVNDLSISVKEGEIYGFLGSNGAGKSTTMKMLLGLMKPSGGIIEIFQKNLAENTDSILFNTGSLIEEPSYYGNLTGYENLEIMQKLLNFPKSNINEALEIVRLEKHKNKLVKNYSLGMKQRLGIALAIVKFPKLLILDEPTNGLDPAGIQEMRELIRSLPRKYGMTVMISSHLLSEIEQIATTVGIIDQGKLIYEGSLSNLEDDGSILIKVNNPIDARKTLIKESYKIIEIKENDLILPIYSNDHISKIIKCLVKNEISIYEVKKIKKSLENIFLEITSRGGVL; this is encoded by the coding sequence ATGAGTACAATAATAAAGACATCAAATTTAAGTAAAGTCTTCTCAAATCAAATGAAAAGTGTAAATGATCTTTCTATTTCAGTAAAAGAGGGAGAGATTTATGGATTTTTAGGCTCAAATGGTGCAGGTAAATCAACTACAATGAAAATGCTCTTAGGACTTATGAAGCCATCTGGTGGTATAATCGAAATTTTTCAAAAAAATTTAGCTGAAAATACGGATTCTATACTTTTTAATACAGGTTCTTTGATAGAAGAGCCTTCTTATTATGGAAACTTAACAGGATACGAAAATCTTGAAATAATGCAAAAACTACTAAACTTTCCGAAATCAAACATTAATGAAGCATTAGAAATTGTAAGATTAGAAAAACATAAAAATAAGCTAGTTAAAAACTATTCTTTAGGAATGAAGCAAAGGCTTGGTATAGCTCTCGCTATTGTGAAGTTTCCAAAGTTACTAATTCTTGATGAGCCAACCAATGGACTTGATCCCGCTGGCATTCAAGAAATGAGAGAACTTATTAGAAGTTTACCAAGAAAATATGGCATGACTGTAATGATATCTAGCCATCTTTTATCTGAGATTGAACAAATAGCCACTACAGTTGGGATTATAGATCAAGGAAAACTGATTTATGAAGGATCTCTGTCTAACTTAGAAGATGATGGAAGTATCCTTATAAAAGTAAATAATCCTATAGATGCTAGAAAGACTTTAATTAAAGAGTCTTATAAAATAATAGAAATCAAAGAAAATGATTTAATCTTACCTATATATAGTAATGATCATATTTCTAAGATAATAAAGTGTCTTGTAAAAAATGAGATTTCTATTTATGAAGTAAAAAAAATAAAGAAATCTCTAGAAAATATCTTTCTAGAAATCACATCTCGTGGAGGTGTTTTATAG
- a CDS encoding response regulator transcription factor — translation MNILVCDDDKEIVDAIRIYLENEGYRVLKAYNGIEALEIIQENEIHLIIMDIMMPKMDGIRATMKIREENSIPVIMLSAKSEDTDKIIGLNMGADDYITKPFNPLELIARVKSQLRRYITLGSLQAKSNIYKTGELVIDDESKIVTVDGEEVRLTPVQYKILKLLTANAGKVYSIDEIYEKVWKETAFNPENTVSVHIRKIREKIEINPKEPKYLKVVWGVGYKVEKL, via the coding sequence TTGAATATATTAGTTTGTGATGATGATAAAGAAATAGTAGATGCTATAAGAATTTATTTAGAGAACGAAGGATATAGAGTACTTAAAGCTTACAATGGGATAGAAGCTTTGGAAATAATACAGGAAAATGAAATTCACCTTATTATAATGGATATTATGATGCCTAAAATGGATGGAATAAGAGCTACAATGAAGATAAGAGAAGAAAACAGTATACCAGTTATAATGCTTTCAGCCAAATCGGAGGACACTGACAAGATAATAGGATTAAACATGGGGGCTGACGATTATATAACTAAACCATTCAATCCATTAGAACTAATAGCGAGAGTTAAATCTCAACTGAGAAGATATATTACTCTAGGTAGCCTTCAAGCTAAAAGTAATATATATAAAACAGGTGAACTTGTGATAGACGATGAAAGTAAAATTGTAACTGTTGATGGAGAAGAAGTGCGCCTTACTCCAGTGCAATATAAAATATTAAAACTTTTAACTGCAAATGCTGGAAAAGTATATTCTATAGATGAGATATATGAGAAGGTATGGAAAGAAACTGCTTTTAATCCAGAGAATACAGTGTCAGTACACATAAGAAAAATTAGAGAGAAAATTGAGATAAATCCTAAAGAACCAAAATATCTAAAGGTGGTGTGGGGAGTTGGATATAAAGTTGAAAAGTTATAG
- a CDS encoding sensor histidine kinase, whose translation MDIKLKSYSHSIITKIIVFILVIVCFTGGIISLINTLEASDGDFKMTFDDNYFLSREYMSESTSVLEDLTKLIIKYKSEEYVLNGGTITEEQIRMEEENLFSDFQDNSNRYNHSLSSEENYEEFKKIYATEIANIKSKLIQNDLREFKMLLQRLKDYKGVLYYTNDGKNTFTNSSEVGKEYFKSHPSYMIFEGYETEVHPEEIKNNGHYNWMLEDVIVRATEQTNELAQENTEDQEKNTIYIAFTEEYLNPKIKEWKENKEIMTDNIYRLVGFSLGLAISFIYLAIVVGRKSFKDKELHLNSIDRLPNDINLLLCFTLMMLSIVFIDNLGYSAQKFHELNKVTIPIISFIASLGLILVISLIKHFKNNTLIKNTLTYTVCYKLYKFIRDIYNSGSVGVKIVLIVIIYPALVAGTFFMFPITIGLAAWLALKRVKQFNEIKEGVEKIKDGDMNHVINVSGDGEFGKLSANINSITDGLKKSVNNELKSERLKTELITNVSHDIRTPLTSIITYVDLLKREEDREKSQEYIEILDQKAQRLKTLTDDLFEATKASSGSIPVNFEKIDMISLITQGLGELNDKIEQSELKFKINHPNDKVYVRADGKLLWRVIENLLSNIFKYALKGSRVYVDIEESENTVNLIIKNISAYELNISANELMERFKRGDESRSSQGSGLGLSIAKSLISIQNGQFDIEVDGDLFKATIQMNKYKL comes from the coding sequence TTGGATATAAAGTTGAAAAGTTATAGTCATTCAATAATAACAAAAATTATTGTTTTTATACTTGTAATAGTTTGTTTTACAGGCGGAATTATATCACTTATAAATACGTTAGAAGCTTCTGATGGGGATTTTAAAATGACTTTTGATGACAACTATTTTCTGAGTAGAGAGTATATGTCAGAAAGTACAAGTGTTTTAGAAGATTTAACAAAGTTAATAATAAAATATAAGAGTGAAGAATATGTTTTAAATGGTGGTACAATTACAGAAGAGCAAATAAGAATGGAAGAAGAAAATCTCTTTTCAGATTTTCAAGATAATTCAAATAGATATAATCATTCCTTAAGCTCTGAAGAAAATTATGAAGAATTTAAGAAGATATACGCTACTGAAATTGCTAATATAAAAAGTAAATTAATTCAAAATGATTTGAGAGAATTTAAGATGCTTTTACAAAGATTAAAAGATTACAAAGGAGTTTTGTACTATACAAATGATGGAAAAAATACATTCACTAATAGCTCTGAAGTTGGAAAAGAGTATTTTAAGTCCCATCCTTCATATATGATATTTGAAGGATATGAAACAGAAGTACATCCGGAAGAAATCAAAAATAATGGTCACTATAACTGGATGCTGGAGGATGTAATAGTAAGAGCAACAGAACAAACTAACGAACTAGCACAAGAAAATACCGAAGACCAAGAAAAGAATACAATATATATTGCTTTTACTGAAGAATATTTAAATCCCAAAATTAAAGAATGGAAAGAAAATAAAGAGATAATGACGGATAATATATATAGGTTAGTAGGTTTTTCACTGGGATTGGCTATATCGTTTATATATCTGGCAATAGTTGTAGGAAGAAAGTCTTTTAAAGATAAAGAATTACATTTGAATTCTATAGATAGATTACCTAATGACATCAATCTATTACTATGCTTTACTCTAATGATGTTATCTATAGTGTTTATAGACAATTTAGGGTATAGCGCTCAGAAATTTCATGAACTTAATAAAGTTACAATTCCAATTATATCTTTCATAGCTTCACTTGGATTAATATTGGTTATATCACTGATTAAACATTTTAAGAATAATACGCTTATAAAAAATACATTAACATATACTGTTTGCTATAAATTATATAAATTTATAAGAGACATATATAATAGCGGTAGTGTAGGAGTAAAGATAGTATTAATAGTGATAATATATCCAGCTTTAGTCGCTGGAACATTCTTTATGTTTCCTATAACTATAGGATTAGCAGCTTGGCTAGCACTTAAAAGAGTGAAGCAATTTAATGAAATAAAAGAAGGAGTAGAAAAAATAAAAGATGGAGATATGAATCACGTAATAAATGTATCAGGAGATGGAGAGTTTGGAAAACTTAGTGCTAATATAAATAGCATAACGGACGGATTAAAAAAATCAGTTAATAATGAACTTAAGAGTGAAAGATTAAAAACCGAATTAATTACAAATGTATCACATGATATAAGAACTCCTTTAACTTCTATTATCACTTATGTAGACTTACTAAAAAGGGAAGAAGATAGAGAGAAGTCTCAAGAATATATTGAAATATTAGATCAAAAAGCGCAGAGATTGAAGACCCTAACAGATGATTTATTTGAAGCAACAAAAGCTTCTAGTGGGAGCATTCCAGTAAACTTTGAAAAAATAGATATGATATCTTTGATAACACAAGGATTAGGTGAACTTAATGATAAAATTGAACAGTCAGAATTAAAGTTTAAAATAAATCATCCAAATGATAAAGTTTATGTTAGAGCTGATGGAAAACTATTATGGAGAGTTATAGAAAACCTGTTATCTAATATATTCAAGTATGCTCTTAAGGGCTCAAGGGTATATGTAGATATTGAAGAATCGGAAAATACAGTAAACTTAATAATAAAAAACATATCGGCTTATGAACTAAATATTTCTGCTAATGAGTTAATGGAACGCTTTAAAAGAGGAGATGAGTCTAGAAGTAGTCAAGGTAGTGGATTAGGACTATCTATTGCAAAAAGCTTAATTAGCATTCAGAATGGACAGTTTGATATAGAAGTAGATGGCGATTTATTTAAAGCAACTATTCAGATGAATAAATATAAATTATAA